Proteins from one Salaquimonas pukyongi genomic window:
- a CDS encoding aminopeptidase P family protein, producing MFQTFNAPPAAAADGRLDNLRDAMAQAGIGWYLVPHGDEHQNEYLPPCAERLAYLTGFTGSAGFAIVGKTQAFLFVDGRYALQAENQVNSSDFEIRSLVTQPPARFAAGILQENDAVGFDPWTMTIAQAKSWEKACSKAGATLKPVGNLIDRIWHDRPSPPLGRAWLHPERFSGKPAQDKLAGLAEKLKEAGADCLLATDPASIAWTFNLRGSDVAHNPLALAFAVLFADGTKPVLFIDRRKLDDETEAGLEALAELRKPSDLNDWLAANADGHSFHCDPQLVVRALADGITGAGGRIIEGQDPVALLRAVKNGVELAGARDAHLRDGVAMVRFLAWLDGQEPGSVDEIGAACKLETMRRQTAAAMNSELKEISFDTISGAGPNGAIIHYRVTEATNATLQPNNLYLVDSGGQYEDGTTDITRTVAIGDPPKGAARDYTLVLKGHIAIATIRFPEGTRGVDLDSHARKPLWQAGKDFAHGTGHGIGAFLNVHEGPQSISKRGMQELLPGMIISNEPGYYREGHYGIRLENLVIVKEASSIAGGDMPMLGFETITLCPFDHRLIDAGLLSPHETEWLNTYHDAVHRALSPHLEDAERAWLQQATRPLLESKP from the coding sequence ATCTGACCGGCTTTACCGGTTCTGCCGGGTTTGCCATCGTCGGCAAAACACAGGCATTTCTGTTTGTCGACGGGCGCTATGCCCTTCAGGCAGAAAACCAGGTCAACAGCAGTGATTTTGAAATCCGCAGCCTGGTGACACAACCACCCGCACGCTTTGCCGCCGGCATCCTGCAGGAAAACGATGCGGTCGGCTTCGATCCCTGGACGATGACCATCGCACAGGCCAAGAGCTGGGAGAAGGCCTGTTCGAAAGCCGGAGCAACCCTCAAACCGGTCGGCAACCTGATCGACCGGATCTGGCATGACCGCCCGTCACCACCGCTGGGCAGGGCCTGGCTGCACCCCGAACGGTTTTCGGGCAAGCCGGCGCAAGACAAACTGGCCGGCCTTGCAGAAAAGCTGAAGGAGGCTGGCGCCGACTGCCTGCTGGCGACCGATCCCGCATCAATTGCCTGGACGTTCAACCTGCGCGGCAGCGATGTTGCCCACAATCCGCTGGCGCTCGCCTTCGCCGTGCTGTTTGCAGATGGAACAAAACCCGTGCTCTTCATCGACCGCCGCAAACTCGACGATGAAACAGAAGCCGGGCTTGAGGCCCTGGCGGAACTGCGAAAACCCTCCGATCTGAATGACTGGCTTGCCGCCAATGCCGATGGCCACAGTTTCCACTGCGATCCGCAGCTGGTTGTCCGTGCTCTTGCCGATGGCATCACCGGCGCCGGAGGGCGGATCATCGAGGGGCAGGATCCGGTGGCCCTGTTGCGGGCGGTCAAGAACGGGGTTGAACTTGCAGGCGCACGAGATGCCCATCTGCGCGATGGTGTTGCCATGGTGCGCTTTCTTGCCTGGCTTGACGGCCAGGAGCCGGGCTCCGTGGACGAGATCGGCGCTGCCTGCAAGCTGGAGACAATGCGCCGCCAAACCGCAGCCGCAATGAACAGCGAATTGAAGGAAATCTCCTTCGACACGATATCTGGTGCCGGACCCAATGGCGCGATCATCCACTACCGGGTGACCGAGGCAACCAACGCCACGCTTCAGCCGAACAATCTTTATCTCGTTGATTCAGGCGGACAATATGAAGACGGAACCACGGACATTACCCGCACCGTTGCAATCGGCGACCCGCCAAAGGGCGCAGCACGCGACTATACCCTTGTTCTCAAGGGGCACATCGCCATCGCCACAATACGCTTTCCGGAAGGAACCCGCGGTGTCGACCTGGATTCCCACGCCCGCAAACCACTGTGGCAGGCCGGCAAGGATTTCGCCCACGGCACAGGCCATGGCATCGGCGCATTTCTCAACGTGCATGAAGGCCCCCAATCGATCTCCAAACGCGGAATGCAGGAATTGCTGCCTGGAATGATCATCTCCAACGAGCCCGGCTACTATCGCGAGGGGCACTATGGCATCCGGCTGGAGAACCTCGTGATCGTTAAAGAAGCATCGTCAATTGCAGGTGGCGACATGCCGATGCTGGGGTTTGAAACGATCACATTGTGCCCGTTCGACCACAGGCTGATTGACGCCGGCCTTCTGTCACCGCATGAAACCGAATGGCTGAACACCTATCATGACGCAGTTCATCGGGCGCTTTCGCCCCATCTGGAGGACGCGGAACGTGCCTGGCTTCAGCAGGCTACCCGCCCGCTGTTAGAGTCAAAGCCCTAA
- a CDS encoding AzlD family protein gives MDEVLAFYGRHEVALLIAMLGLVTLATRAAGYLVLARFQRIPAPVQAGLEAVPAAVITTLVLPPALTAGPAEMIAMIAAGLACLRLPPVAVIALGIGLLVMLRQLGL, from the coding sequence ATGGATGAGGTGCTGGCATTTTACGGCCGCCATGAGGTGGCGCTGCTGATTGCCATGCTGGGCCTGGTGACCCTTGCAACGCGCGCTGCGGGCTATCTGGTTCTGGCGCGTTTCCAGCGTATTCCCGCGCCGGTACAGGCGGGGCTTGAAGCCGTGCCGGCCGCGGTTATCACGACGCTGGTTCTGCCACCCGCACTGACCGCCGGGCCGGCGGAAATGATTGCCATGATTGCAGCAGGACTCGCCTGTCTGCGCCTGCCGCCCGTTGCGGTAATCGCTCTGGGCATCGGCCTGCTGGTGATGTTGCGCCAGTTAGGGCTTTGA
- a CDS encoding AzlC family ABC transporter permease produces MSQEQQVKTAETRNGGSREEILAALRDQAPLVFPVTAFGMIFGAASTAAGHSIAMTVWSSIAIFAGASQFVFLDVYRLGVPAWSVVLAVFAVNFRHILYSAAIGSKISHFPPLAKLAAFFLLTDLQFAVVEKRHENSAGRLVITLAYYFAFGLSGYLMWISATAVGALFGSLIEDPALIGLDFILPIYFLSILMGFRSRRNFLPVVVVSAVVAVAVEKTLGAPWHISIGALCGVATAILLSLSGGEKELTQAEGEGGSNG; encoded by the coding sequence ATGAGCCAAGAGCAGCAGGTAAAGACTGCCGAAACGCGCAATGGCGGTAGCAGGGAAGAAATTCTGGCGGCACTGCGCGATCAGGCACCGCTGGTATTTCCGGTTACCGCTTTCGGCATGATCTTCGGTGCCGCATCGACAGCAGCGGGCCATTCCATTGCGATGACGGTTTGGTCGAGTATTGCCATCTTTGCCGGTGCCAGCCAGTTCGTTTTCCTCGATGTCTACCGGCTGGGGGTTCCTGCCTGGTCGGTGGTGTTGGCGGTATTTGCGGTCAACTTCCGCCATATTCTTTATTCGGCGGCAATCGGCAGCAAGATTTCCCATTTTCCGCCTCTGGCCAAGCTCGCCGCATTCTTTCTGCTGACTGACCTTCAGTTTGCGGTGGTCGAGAAACGGCATGAAAATTCAGCCGGAAGACTGGTCATAACGCTGGCCTATTATTTTGCCTTCGGTCTTTCCGGTTACCTCATGTGGATATCGGCAACAGCGGTGGGGGCGCTTTTCGGTTCCCTGATCGAAGACCCCGCGCTAATCGGCCTCGATTTCATTCTGCCGATTTATTTTCTATCCATCCTGATGGGCTTCCGCAGCCGGCGCAATTTTCTTCCGGTAGTGGTGGTAAGCGCGGTTGTGGCGGTCGCCGTTGAGAAGACACTGGGTGCGCCCTGGCACATTTCGATTGGCGCCTTGTGCGGGGTTGCGACGGCAATCCTGCTTTCGCTTTCGGGTGGAGAAAAGGAACTGACACAGGCAGAAGGAGAGGGCGGCAGCAATGGATGA
- the ligA gene encoding NAD-dependent DNA ligase LigA codes for MTSEYADIPVEELTEESAAVELERLAREILRHDKLYHGGDSPEISDAAYDALRRRNLAVEQAFPHLVREDSPSRRVGFVALDKFEKITHAMPMLSLANAFSDEDVADFWDSVTRFLKLDGRPALTAEPKIDGLSLSLRYENGRLASAATRGDGVVGENVTTNARTISDIPNVLAGNDIPQVVEVRGEVYMTKQAFQALNAKLEAEGKPAYVNPRNTAAGSLRQLDSAVTAQRPLRFFAYAWGEMSSVPRSTQMEMVALLGQWGFKTNPLMKRFTGLAELLEHYHAIEEGRAELAYDIDGVVYKVDDLGLQARLGMRSNSPRWAIAHKFPAEKAWTLLKDIEIQIGRTGALTPVARLEPVTVGGVVVTNATMHNEDYIKGIGNDGQPIRGGKDLRIGDTVMVQRAGDVIPQILDADLEKRPEDSRPFEFPTVCPACGSHAVREVNVQTGKQDSVRRCTGGLICPAQAVERLKHFVSRNAFDIEGLGDKQVEAFYAEGMIRTAADIFRLREEDEKSLKRLKDREGWGETSAKNLFEAIEVRRDIALYRFIFGLGIRHVGEQTAKDLARAYGDIDAFSAAMKKLAAGEEEAQEELIAIDGIGGTVAFALKEFFAEPRNVAVYDALLEEVRPQPAEQAASDSPVAGKTIVFTGSLERMTRDEAKAMAERLGAKVSGSVSSKTDLVVAGPGAGSKLKKAADLGVETTDEDGWFELVGQA; via the coding sequence ATGACATCTGAATACGCCGACATTCCGGTCGAGGAACTGACCGAAGAAAGCGCTGCCGTTGAGCTTGAGCGGCTGGCAAGGGAAATCCTGCGCCACGACAAGCTTTATCATGGCGGCGACAGCCCGGAAATCAGCGATGCAGCCTATGATGCGCTGCGCCGCCGCAATCTGGCAGTCGAGCAGGCATTTCCCCATCTGGTGCGGGAGGATTCGCCCTCGCGCAGGGTAGGGTTTGTTGCGCTCGACAAGTTCGAGAAGATAACCCACGCAATGCCGATGCTGTCGCTGGCCAATGCGTTCAGCGACGAGGACGTCGCCGATTTCTGGGATTCGGTGACCCGCTTCCTGAAGCTCGATGGCCGGCCGGCACTGACGGCGGAACCGAAAATCGACGGATTGTCCCTGTCGTTGCGCTATGAAAACGGCAGGCTGGCAAGCGCTGCAACCCGCGGCGACGGCGTGGTGGGCGAGAACGTGACCACCAATGCTCGGACCATTTCCGACATCCCCAATGTGCTGGCAGGGAATGACATTCCGCAGGTCGTCGAAGTGCGCGGCGAGGTCTACATGACCAAGCAGGCCTTTCAGGCATTGAACGCAAAGCTCGAAGCAGAAGGCAAGCCGGCATATGTAAACCCGCGCAATACGGCTGCAGGCTCCCTGCGCCAGTTGGACAGCGCTGTAACCGCGCAGCGTCCCTTGCGCTTTTTTGCCTATGCCTGGGGCGAAATGAGCTCCGTGCCGCGCAGCACCCAGATGGAAATGGTGGCGCTGCTGGGGCAATGGGGTTTCAAGACAAACCCGCTGATGAAGCGCTTTACTGGGCTTGCAGAATTGTTGGAGCACTATCACGCCATTGAGGAGGGGCGCGCCGAGCTTGCCTATGACATTGATGGCGTTGTCTACAAGGTGGACGATCTTGGCCTGCAGGCGCGGCTTGGCATGCGGTCCAATTCGCCGCGCTGGGCGATAGCGCACAAGTTTCCGGCCGAAAAGGCCTGGACCCTGCTCAAGGACATCGAAATACAGATCGGGCGAACCGGAGCGCTGACACCGGTTGCAAGGCTGGAGCCGGTAACGGTGGGCGGCGTTGTGGTAACCAATGCAACGATGCACAATGAGGATTATATCAAGGGCATCGGCAATGATGGTCAGCCGATCCGCGGCGGCAAGGATTTGCGCATCGGCGATACGGTGATGGTTCAGCGGGCTGGTGATGTCATTCCGCAGATACTGGACGCCGATCTGGAAAAACGCCCAGAGGATTCACGTCCGTTCGAGTTTCCCACCGTGTGTCCTGCCTGCGGAAGCCATGCTGTTCGCGAGGTCAATGTTCAGACAGGAAAACAGGATTCAGTTCGGCGCTGTACCGGCGGGTTGATTTGCCCGGCCCAGGCGGTGGAGCGGCTGAAGCATTTCGTCAGCCGCAATGCGTTCGACATAGAAGGCCTCGGGGACAAGCAGGTCGAAGCGTTTTACGCCGAAGGGATGATCAGGACGGCAGCAGACATTTTCAGGCTCAGGGAAGAAGATGAAAAATCCTTGAAGCGGCTGAAAGACCGGGAAGGCTGGGGCGAGACCAGCGCGAAGAACCTGTTTGAGGCGATTGAGGTCAGGCGTGATATTGCCCTTTACCGGTTCATTTTCGGGCTTGGCATTCGCCATGTTGGCGAACAGACCGCGAAGGATCTGGCCCGCGCTTACGGCGATATTGACGCATTCAGCGCCGCAATGAAGAAACTGGCGGCAGGAGAAGAGGAAGCGCAGGAAGAACTGATCGCCATCGACGGCATTGGTGGCACGGTTGCCTTTGCCCTCAAGGAGTTCTTCGCCGAGCCGCGCAATGTGGCTGTCTATGATGCGCTGCTTGAAGAAGTGCGCCCGCAGCCCGCCGAGCAGGCAGCAAGCGACTCGCCGGTTGCCGGCAAGACGATCGTCTTTACCGGATCGCTGGAACGCATGACGCGGGATGAAGCAAAGGCCATGGCCGAGCGTCTTGGGGCAAAGGTCTCCGGCTCGGTTTCTTCCAAAACCGATCTCGTGGTGGCTGGTCCCGGCGCGGGCTCCAAGCTGAAAAAGGCAGCCGATCTGGGTGTGGAAACCACCGACGAGGACGGCTGGTTTGAACTGGTGGGGCAGGCATGA
- a CDS encoding DUF922 domain-containing protein has translation MARRRIGTTICAVLGLMVGFCFSPGMAGDASAKVKVSVKTTYYPISGKSGKALNASMLRGGSNRISLSHAVAATETELDFGEPKISIKKGKCIVEDVDVYLKIRYIYPKWKGRGAAKTQVRKRWDAFWRELKRHEENHGEIAKAGAKALEKELMRMKGNVALGCADFGGFARLRLDAIIRKTARAQRNFDRREYAASSKISRLQRLLYEAR, from the coding sequence ATGGCTCGCAGGAGGATTGGCACCACAATCTGCGCCGTTCTTGGTTTGATGGTGGGCTTTTGTTTTTCGCCAGGAATGGCAGGCGATGCGTCGGCCAAGGTCAAGGTCAGTGTCAAAACGACGTATTATCCGATATCGGGCAAGAGCGGCAAGGCCCTCAATGCGAGCATGCTGCGCGGCGGGTCGAACCGCATCAGTCTGAGCCACGCGGTAGCAGCAACGGAGACCGAGCTCGACTTCGGCGAGCCGAAGATTTCAATCAAGAAAGGCAAATGCATTGTCGAGGATGTCGATGTGTATTTGAAGATCCGCTACATCTATCCGAAATGGAAGGGCAGGGGTGCGGCCAAAACGCAGGTCCGCAAGCGCTGGGATGCCTTCTGGCGGGAATTGAAGCGCCATGAGGAAAACCATGGCGAGATTGCCAAGGCCGGCGCGAAGGCGCTGGAAAAGGAATTGATGCGCATGAAGGGCAATGTTGCCCTTGGCTGCGCCGATTTCGGCGGCTTTGCAAGGCTGAGGCTTGATGCGATCATCCGCAAGACGGCCAGGGCGCAGCGGAATTTCGATCGCCGGGAATATGCCGCATCCAGCAAGATATCACGCCTGCAAAGGCTGCTCTACGAAGCACGCTGA
- the recN gene encoding DNA repair protein RecN — MLVQLTIRDIVLIERLDLAFNDGLSVLTGETGAGKSILLDAMSLSLGARGDGGLVRNGCDQGQVAATFDLAASHPVQAVLEKHGIAPEAFLILKRIQSADGRSKAFVNDQPVSVSLMREIGRRLVELHGQHDERALLQTSVHRDLLDAFGGHQGLVERVGAAWRDWQEKRKEVAAFAETVENARRESDYLHNAVDELTALAPQPGEEGELAARRQAMMKAEAVAADLNEAAETLSGDASPIPVLMALAKRLERKAREVPDTLETAVTQLDQGLDAIYRAQQTIEAALSAADFDPRELEQAEERLFSLRAASRKYGVAVENLPELAVKLADDLEALVSGEDRLQALKRELEALEKDYHGLADRLSGERSSAASALAEMVMRELPPLKLEAARFMVRQEADKANAGAAGIDSIEFWVQTNPGTKPGPMIKVASGGELSRFLLALKVALADKGSAPTLVFDEIDTGIGGAVADAIGRRLRRLAEKVQVLSVTHAPQVAARATSHFVITKQQLEATGQERTETQVAAISQSDRREEIARMLAGAQITDEARAAAQQLMDHSAA; from the coding sequence ATGCTGGTTCAGCTGACGATCCGCGATATTGTGCTCATCGAGCGGCTGGATCTCGCTTTCAACGACGGCCTGTCGGTTCTGACGGGCGAAACCGGTGCCGGCAAATCCATCCTTCTGGACGCCATGTCCCTTTCGCTGGGAGCGCGCGGCGATGGCGGGTTGGTTCGCAATGGCTGTGATCAGGGCCAGGTTGCCGCCACCTTCGACCTGGCGGCAAGCCATCCCGTACAGGCCGTGCTCGAGAAACACGGCATTGCGCCGGAAGCCTTTCTCATTCTCAAGCGTATTCAATCTGCAGACGGCCGCAGCAAGGCTTTCGTCAACGATCAGCCGGTTTCTGTCTCGCTGATGCGGGAGATCGGCCGCCGGCTGGTTGAGCTGCACGGCCAGCACGATGAGCGCGCGTTGTTGCAGACCTCGGTGCACCGCGATCTGCTGGATGCCTTTGGCGGCCACCAGGGCCTTGTGGAGCGTGTTGGTGCCGCCTGGCGGGATTGGCAGGAGAAGCGCAAGGAGGTTGCCGCCTTCGCCGAGACGGTGGAAAATGCCCGCCGGGAATCGGACTATCTGCACAATGCGGTGGATGAGCTGACGGCCCTTGCTCCCCAGCCTGGCGAGGAAGGGGAACTGGCTGCCCGCCGGCAGGCCATGATGAAGGCCGAAGCGGTTGCCGCTGATCTCAACGAGGCTGCAGAAACCCTGTCGGGGGATGCCTCCCCCATTCCCGTGCTGATGGCGCTGGCAAAGCGGCTGGAGCGCAAGGCGCGGGAAGTGCCCGATACGCTGGAAACAGCGGTAACCCAGCTCGACCAGGGGCTGGATGCCATCTATCGCGCGCAACAGACCATCGAGGCGGCCCTTTCGGCGGCCGATTTTGATCCGCGTGAACTGGAACAGGCCGAAGAACGGCTGTTTTCCCTTCGCGCAGCATCACGAAAATACGGTGTCGCGGTGGAAAACCTGCCGGAACTGGCCGTGAAACTGGCTGATGATCTGGAGGCGCTGGTATCCGGCGAGGACCGGCTGCAAGCCCTCAAGCGCGAGTTGGAAGCACTGGAAAAGGACTATCACGGGCTGGCGGACCGGCTTTCGGGCGAGCGTTCTTCGGCAGCCTCCGCGCTGGCCGAGATGGTGATGCGCGAATTGCCGCCCCTGAAGCTTGAGGCTGCCCGCTTCATGGTTCGCCAGGAAGCCGACAAGGCCAATGCCGGCGCTGCGGGAATCGATTCAATCGAATTCTGGGTGCAGACCAATCCGGGCACCAAGCCCGGTCCGATGATCAAGGTCGCCTCGGGTGGTGAACTGTCGCGCTTCCTGCTGGCGCTGAAGGTGGCGCTGGCCGACAAGGGATCAGCCCCGACGCTGGTATTCGACGAGATCGATACCGGCATTGGCGGTGCGGTGGCCGATGCCATTGGCCGGCGCTTGCGGCGGCTTGCCGAAAAGGTGCAGGTGCTCTCGGTTACCCATGCGCCGCAGGTGGCCGCACGCGCAACCAGCCATTTCGTCATCACCAAACAGCAGCTTGAAGCAACCGGGCAGGAGCGCACCGAAACACAGGTTGCGGCGATTTCGCAATCTGACCGGCGCGAGGAGATTGCCCGGATGCTGGCCGGTGCGCAGATTACCGACGAGGCGCGGGCCGCGGCACAGCAGCTGATGGACCACTCGGCGGCGTGA
- a CDS encoding outer membrane protein assembly factor BamD: protein MITQRFTSLAFTGFSRAFTLVAVVAMLALAGCKSSEVSSSDFVDDIVPADELYNQALSSMDAGNLRRAQKKLEQLDKQHPYSEYSRKALIMQTFISYRQQKYEETAQFGKRYVSLYPGDRDAAYAQYLVGMAYHRQIPEVTRDQTITARAYNAMNNLVERYPESEYVEDAKAKMRYARDQIAGKEMVTGRYYMERREFQAAINRFRYVVEKFQDTRHIEEALARMTEAYYSIGLANEAQAAAAVLGHNFPDSQWYADSLKLLRTGGLEPREDPKSWLAAISRNLSKRS from the coding sequence ATGATTACGCAACGTTTTACATCGCTGGCATTTACCGGTTTTTCCCGTGCTTTCACGCTTGTTGCAGTGGTGGCCATGCTGGCGCTGGCCGGCTGCAAGTCGAGTGAGGTTTCCAGCAGCGATTTCGTCGATGATATTGTGCCTGCTGACGAACTCTACAACCAGGCGCTTTCCAGCATGGATGCAGGTAATCTGCGCCGGGCACAGAAAAAGCTCGAGCAGCTCGACAAGCAGCATCCGTATTCGGAATACTCCCGCAAGGCACTGATAATGCAGACATTTATCAGCTATCGGCAGCAGAAATACGAAGAGACAGCGCAGTTTGGCAAGCGGTATGTATCGCTTTATCCCGGAGACAGGGATGCGGCCTATGCGCAGTACCTGGTGGGCATGGCCTATCATCGCCAGATTCCCGAAGTGACCCGCGACCAGACGATCACCGCTCGTGCCTATAATGCCATGAACAATCTGGTGGAGCGCTATCCCGAGAGCGAATATGTCGAGGATGCCAAGGCGAAAATGCGTTATGCCCGCGACCAGATCGCCGGCAAGGAAATGGTGACAGGCCGCTATTACATGGAGCGGCGGGAGTTTCAGGCTGCCATCAACCGTTTCCGCTACGTGGTGGAGAAATTCCAGGATACCCGTCACATCGAGGAGGCGCTGGCCCGCATGACCGAGGCTTATTATTCGATTGGCCTTGCCAACGAGGCCCAGGCCGCAGCTGCCGTGCTGGGGCACAACTTCCCCGACAGTCAATGGTATGCCGATTCGCTGAAGCTGCTGCGCACGGGCGGACTTGAGCCGCGCGAAGACCCCAAATCCTGGCTGGCGGCCATCAGCCGGAATCTTTCCAAAAGATCCTGA
- the lpxC gene encoding UDP-3-O-acyl-N-acetylglucosamine deacetylase, producing the protein MGNVVLGYQTTLHEKLEFSGIGVHSGQPVTMTLLPAEANTGIVFNVTCPKNGQNEDIPAKFTSIGATDLCTVLGNMGGVYIATIEHLMAALRGLNVDNLIVEVEGNEIPVMDGSARPYVEAIRQTGLKQLSVPRCFIRVKKPVRVDMGASWGEIVPHDGSRFEIEIDFDSEVIGRQKFAADLTADVFANEICGARTFGFMKDVERLWAAGYALGSSLENSVVIGDDNRIINPEGLRYEDEFVRHKALDAVGDLALSGAPILGCYRSYRGGHKLNSLVLKSLLSDREAFEFVEVPMNQTRVGYSELVAVGAPAYAAVLV; encoded by the coding sequence ATGGGGAACGTCGTGCTGGGATACCAGACAACACTTCACGAAAAACTGGAATTTTCGGGTATTGGCGTACATTCAGGCCAGCCTGTGACCATGACGCTTCTTCCCGCTGAAGCCAATACCGGCATCGTCTTCAACGTGACCTGCCCGAAAAACGGCCAGAACGAAGATATTCCGGCAAAATTCACCTCCATCGGCGCGACCGATCTTTGCACCGTCCTTGGCAACATGGGCGGTGTTTACATAGCGACCATCGAACATCTGATGGCGGCGCTGCGCGGTCTGAACGTGGACAATCTCATTGTCGAGGTGGAAGGCAACGAAATTCCGGTGATGGATGGCAGTGCGCGCCCCTATGTAGAGGCAATTCGCCAGACCGGTCTGAAGCAATTGTCGGTTCCACGCTGCTTCATCCGGGTGAAAAAGCCCGTACGGGTGGACATGGGCGCCTCCTGGGGTGAAATTGTGCCCCATGACGGAAGCCGCTTCGAAATCGAGATCGATTTCGACAGTGAGGTGATCGGGCGCCAGAAATTTGCCGCCGATCTGACCGCCGACGTGTTTGCCAACGAGATTTGCGGTGCACGCACCTTCGGTTTCATGAAGGATGTGGAGCGACTTTGGGCCGCCGGTTATGCACTGGGCTCCTCCCTTGAGAACTCCGTCGTCATCGGCGACGACAACCGCATCATCAATCCTGAAGGCCTGCGTTACGAAGACGAGTTTGTCCGCCACAAAGCGCTTGATGCTGTTGGCGACCTGGCACTTTCCGGTGCTCCTATTCTTGGCTGCTACCGTTCCTACCGTGGTGGCCACAAGCTGAATTCCCTGGTTCTGAAATCCCTGCTGTCCGACCGCGAAGCGTTTGAGTTCGTCGAAGTACCGATGAACCAGACCAGAGTGGGCTATTCCGAACTGGTGGCAGTGGGCGCGCCGGCATATGCGGCAGTGCTGGTCTGA
- the ftsZ gene encoding cell division protein FtsZ, whose translation MTINLQKPDIRELKPKITVFGVGGGGGNAVNNMINGGLEGVDFVVANTDAQALAISKAERVIQLGIDVTEGLGAGSQPDVGEAAAEECMTEIQDYLSGTHMCFVTAGMGGGTGTGAAPVVARIARELGILTVGVVTKPFQFEGGRRLKTAEDGILELQKNVDTLIVIPNQNLFRIANDKTTFADAFGMADQVLYSGVACITDLMVKEGLINLDFADVRSVMREMGKAMMGTGEASGEGRALQAAEAAISNPLLDETSMRGAQGLLISITGGRDMTLFEVDEAATRIREEIDAEANIIVGATFDESLDGVFRVSVVATGIDNSARQANPASTPMRTQAVSRASMLASAPQTAETAASSPVSKTARVEAALELPATAEKREQAESVARDGIHIAPMKPQPIAASDDSDDEFKKALEDELMPVAEPYVPPAAETPKTGDAPAVEDFPPVARDGMAHGTETRHGGEEHRDGSPFSLLQKLKAGFGAREAAGETAETSDSPVRSEPVVELAAKAEPAGQSAPRDVDNPYAPRRTQGSVDQTGRQTTQAPQPAQARPLHDDDQLDIPAFLRRQAN comes from the coding sequence ATGACGATCAATCTTCAAAAGCCCGATATCAGGGAACTCAAGCCGAAGATCACCGTATTCGGTGTCGGCGGCGGCGGCGGCAACGCTGTAAACAACATGATCAATGGCGGCCTTGAGGGCGTCGATTTCGTAGTGGCGAACACAGACGCCCAGGCGCTGGCCATCTCGAAGGCCGAACGGGTGATCCAGCTCGGCATCGATGTGACGGAAGGTCTTGGTGCGGGGTCTCAGCCGGATGTGGGCGAAGCGGCGGCTGAAGAATGTATGACCGAAATCCAGGATTATCTTTCGGGCACCCATATGTGTTTCGTAACCGCCGGAATGGGCGGGGGAACCGGTACGGGGGCGGCGCCTGTCGTTGCCCGAATTGCGCGCGAACTCGGCATCCTCACCGTGGGCGTGGTCACCAAGCCGTTCCAGTTTGAAGGTGGGCGCCGTCTGAAAACGGCCGAGGACGGCATCCTCGAACTGCAAAAAAACGTCGATACCCTGATCGTCATTCCGAACCAGAACCTGTTCCGTATCGCCAACGACAAGACCACCTTCGCCGACGCCTTCGGCATGGCAGACCAGGTGCTCTACTCAGGCGTTGCCTGCATTACCGACCTGATGGTCAAGGAAGGGCTCATCAATCTCGATTTTGCCGATGTGCGCTCGGTCATGCGCGAAATGGGCAAGGCGATGATGGGTACGGGCGAAGCTTCCGGTGAGGGGCGCGCGCTGCAGGCTGCAGAAGCGGCCATCTCCAATCCGCTGCTCGATGAAACCTCGATGCGCGGGGCGCAGGGCCTGCTGATCTCGATCACCGGCGGCCGCGACATGACGCTGTTCGAGGTGGATGAGGCGGCAACCCGCATTCGCGAGGAAATCGATGCGGAAGCCAACATCATCGTCGGTGCAACCTTTGATGAATCGCTGGATGGCGTGTTCCGCGTCTCCGTGGTTGCCACCGGTATCGACAATTCCGCCCGGCAGGCAAATCCGGCTTCCACACCGATGCGCACACAAGCGGTTTCCCGGGCCTCCATGCTGGCCAGCGCGCCGCAAACGGCAGAGACCGCTGCTTCTTCGCCGGTTTCGAAAACGGCCAGGGTTGAGGCAGCGCTGGAATTGCCGGCAACTGCTGAAAAGCGGGAGCAGGCCGAAAGTGTTGCACGCGACGGGATACACATCGCGCCGATGAAACCACAACCAATTGCTGCTTCCGACGACAGCGATGACGAGTTCAAAAAGGCGCTTGAAGACGAGTTGATGCCGGTAGCCGAACCTTATGTGCCCCCGGCGGCTGAAACGCCGAAAACCGGTGATGCGCCGGCCGTCGAGGATTTCCCGCCCGTTGCCCGTGATGGCATGGCGCACGGCACTGAAACCCGGCATGGCGGTGAGGAGCACCGCGACGGCAGTCCGTTCAGCCTGCTGCAGAAACTGAAAGCCGGCTTTGGTGCCCGTGAGGCGGCTGGCGAAACAGCAGAAACCTCCGATTCGCCGGTTAGAAGCGAGCCGGTGGTTGAGCTTGCGGCAAAAGCCGAGCCTGCTGGCCAAAGCGCGCCGCGGGATGTGGACAACCCCTATGCCCCCCGCCGGACGCAGGGCAGCGTTGATCAGACGGGCCGTCAGACCACCCAGGCACCCCAGCCTGCCCAGGCACGGCCGCTGCACGACGATGACCAGTTGGACATTCCGGCGTTCCTGCGCCGTCAAGCCAATTGA